The following are from one region of the Gadus chalcogrammus isolate NIFS_2021 chromosome 19, NIFS_Gcha_1.0, whole genome shotgun sequence genome:
- the rabepk gene encoding rab9 effector protein with kelch motifs, with protein sequence MECIPILEPVDKPKEELWYSLIPTGGGPGVTVGHTCTYLPGSENGSKGKILIVGGANPNGSFSESHVINLDRHEWDIPEWEGLEARYEHCTFVPDTFPQSVWVFGGAQPQGNRNCIQSLQLTGSSEHWRTVSVSGEPPSPRTYHTSSATIGDKLYVFSGGEAGAAPVSDPKLHVFDTVSSSWSQPETGGKPPSARHGQVIIAVGSRLYIHGGMAGEKFYSDMFSLGTSNMTWEKIQTKGDIPAGVAAHSAVALGNTIYIFGGMTPEGASNSMYKFNTDKRRWVLMKFTGDLPPNRLDHSMCVVPWTATTEEADHGSRETQHLAFIFGGMDTTGVIHSDCVVTMLT encoded by the exons ATGGAATGCATCCCAATCCTTGAACCTGTGGACAAGCCAAAAGAAGAATTATG GTATTCTCTGATACCCACAGGAGGTGGTCCAGGTGTTACTGTTGGACACACCTGCACCTACCTTCCTGGCTCTGAGAATGGCTCCAAAGGGAAAATCCTCATCGTCGGAGGAGCTAATCCGAATGGAAGCTTCTCTGAATCACATGTCATAAATCTAG ACCGACATGAATGGGACATCCCCGAATGGGAGGGTCTGGAGGCCAGGTATGAGCACTGTACCTTTGTCCCAGACACCTTCCCgcagagtgtgtgggtgtttggagGGGCACAGCCCCAAGGCAACCGCAACTGCATCCAGAGCCTCCAGCTGACAG GCAGCAGTGAACACTGGAGGACCGTGTCGGTGAGCGGTGAGCCACCGAGTCCCAGGACGTATCACACCAGCTCCGCCACAATCGGGGACAAACTGTACGTCTTCTCCGGTGGGGAAGCGGGAGCCGCCCCGGTCTCTGACCCCAAACTCCATGTGTTTGATACAG TGTCTTCTTCCTGGTCCCAACCTGAAACGGGGGGTAAACCCCCATCAGCCAGGCATGGTCAGGTCATCATAGCAGTGGGTTCCAGGCTGTACATCCATGGAGGAATGGCTGGGGAAAAATTCTACAGTGACATGTTCTCACTAGGCACAA GTAACATGACTTGGGAAAAGATACAAACCAAAGGGGATATCCCAGCTGGAGTGGCTGCCCATTCGGCCGTGGCCCTGGGAAATACCATTTATATCTTCGGCGGGATGACTCCAGAGGGAGCCAGTAACTCCATGTACAAGTTTAATACTG ACAAAAGGCGATGGGTGCTGATGAAATTTACCGGTGACCTGCCCCCAAACCGGTTGGACCACTCCATGTGTGTTGTGCCATGGACCGCGACGACTGAGGAGGCCGACCATGGCAGCAGGGAGACCCAACACCTTGCCTTTATATTTGGAGGGATGGACACCACTGGAGTCATCCATAGCGACTGTGTTGTGACCATGTTGACGTGA
- the hspa5 gene encoding endoplasmic reticulum chaperone BiP: MKLLCIALLVVGTVFADDDDKRESVGTVVGIDLGTTYSCVGVFKNGRVEIIANDQGNRITPSYVAFTAEGERLIGDAAKNQLTSNPENTVFDAKRLIGRAWGDSSVQQDLKFLPFKIVEKKTKPHIQVDIGGGTMKTFAPEEISAMVLTKMKETAEAYLGKKVTHAVVTVPAYFNDAQRQATKDAGIIAGLNVMRIINEPTAAAIAYGLDKKDGEKNILVFDLGGGTFDVSLLTIDNGVFEVVATNGDTHLGGEDFDQRVMEYFIKLYKKKTGKDVRKDNRAVQKLRREVEKAKRTLSAQHQARIEIESFFEGEDFSETLTRAKFEELNMDLFRSTMKPVQKVIDDSDLKKTDIDEIVLVGGSTRIPKIQQLVKEFFNGKEPSRGIHPDEAVAYGAAVQAGVLSGEEDTGDLVLLDVCPLTLGIETVGGVMTKLIPRNTVVPTKKSQIFSTASDNQPTVTIKVYEGERPLTKDNHLLGTFDLTGIPPAPRGVPQIEVTFEIDVNGILRVTAEDKGTGNKNKITITNDQNRLTPEDIERMVNDAERFADEDKKLKERIDARNELESYAYSLKNQVGDKEKLGGKLSDEDKETIEKAVEEKIEWMESHQDSDLEEFQAKKKELEEIVQPIVSKLYGSAGAPPPEGAEPEPDQEEKDEL; encoded by the exons ATGAAGCTGTTGTGCATAGCATTGCTGGTAGTCGGCACCGTGTTTGCCGATGACGACGACAAAAGGGAAAGCGTCGGAACCGTGGTTGGGATCGACCTGGGTACCACGTATTCTTG tgTTGGAGTTTTCAAGAACGGCCGTGTGGAAATCATCGCCAACGACCAGGGAAACCGCATCACCCCATCATATGTGGCCTTCACTGCCGAGGGTGAGCGTCTCATCGGTGATGCTGCCAAGAACCAGCTGACCTCCAACCCTGAGAACACTGTGTTCGATGCAAAGAGATTGATCGGCCGCGCCTGGGGCGACTCTTCTGTCCAGCAGGACCTCAAGTTCCTCCCATTCAAA ATTGTGGAGAAGAAGACTAAGCCCCATATCCAGGTGGACATCGGTGGCGGCACCATGAAGACCTTCGCCCCTGAGGAGATCTCTGCCATGGTTCTGACCAAAATGAAGGAGACTGCTGAAGCCTACCTGGGCAAGAAG GTCACTCATGCTGTGGTCACAGTCCCCGCCTACTTCAACGACGCCCAGCGCCAGGCCACTAAGGATGCTGGGATCATTGCCGGTCTTAATGTCATGAGGATCATTAATGAGCC TACCGCTGCCGCCATTGCTTATGGTCTGGACAAAAAGGACGGCGAGAAGAACATCCTGGTGTTCGATCTCGGCGGTGGCACATTCGACGTCTCCCTGCTGACCATCGACAACGGCGTTTTCGAGGTGGTGGCCACCAACGGCGACACCCATCTGGGAGGCGAGGACTTCGATCAGCGCGTCATGGAGTACTTCATCAAGCTGTACAAGAAGAAGACCGGCAAGGACGTGCGCAAGGACAACCGCGCCGTGCAGAAGCTGCGTCGAGAGGTGGAGAAGGCCAAGAGGACCCTGTCAGCCCAGCACCAGGCCCGCATTGAGATTGAGTCCTTCTTCGAGGGAGAGGACTTCTCAGAGACCCTGACCCGTGCCAAGTTTGAGGAGCTCAACATG GATCTGTTCCGGTCCACCATGAAGCCCGTGCAGAAGGTCATCGACGACTCCGACCTGAAGAAAACCGATATCGATGAGATCGTCCTGGTCGGAGGCTCGACCCGTATTCCCAAGATCCAGCAGCTGGTGAAGGAGTTCTTCAATGGCAAGGAGCCCTCCAGGGGCATCCACCCCGATGAGGCCGTGGCCTACGGAGCTGCCGTCCAGGCTGGAGTGCTGTCCGGAGAGGAGGACACCG gTGACCTGGTTCTGCTCGATGTTTGCCCCCTGACACTGGGAATTGAGACCGTCGGAGGTGTCATGACCAAGCTGATCCCCAGGAACACCGTGGTGCCCACCAAGAAGTCCCAGATCTTCTCCACCGCCTCAGACAACCAGCCCACCGTCACCATCAAGGTCTATGAAG GCGAGCGTCCCCTGACCAAAGACAACCACCTCCTCGGAACCTTCGACCTCACCGGCATCCCCCCGGCACCCCGCGGCGTGCCCCAGATCGAGGTGACCTTCGAGATCGACGTGAACGGCATCCTGCGAGTCACGGCCGAGGACAAGGGCACGGGCAACAAGAACAAGATCACCATCACCAACGACCAGAACCGCCTGACGCCCGAGGACATCGAGCGCATGGTGAACGACGCCGAGCGCTTCGCCGACGAGGACAAGAAGCTCAAGGAGCGCATCGACGCCCGCAACGAGCTGGAGAGCTACGCCTACTCCCTGAAGAACCAGGTGGGCGACAAGGAGAAGCTGGGCGGCAAGCTGTCGGACGAGGACAAGGAGACCATCGAGAAGGCCGTCGAGGAGAAGATCGAGTGGATGGAGTCGCACCAGGACTCGGACCTGGAGGAGTTCCAGGCCAagaagaaggagctggaggagatcgTGCAGCCCATCGTCAGCAAGCTGTACGGCAGCGCCGGGGccccgccaccagagggcgccgagcccgagcccgaccaggaggagaaggatgagttGTAG